The uncultured Mailhella sp. genome segment GTGTTCCGCGGGCCGCTCCCCGCCGAGGAGGCGCTGCGTTCAAGCCGCAACATTCCGGCCATTCTGCTGGCCTCAAAGCTGCGGCCCGGGTTGTTTTCCTTTTTGCAGCGGGCGGGCGTGGAGTTCGCCTTCAGCGAGGAGCACTACGGCCTCAGTCTGGTACTCGGCGGCGCGGAAGTGACCATGCGCGAGCTCGGCGGCCTCTACGCCATGCTGGCGAATCGGGGCGTGTGGCGTCAGAGCCGGCTTTTTGAGGGAGAGAAGGCGCATCCTGCCGTGGCGCTCCTGTCGCCGGAAGCGGCGGTCGTCACGCTGCGCATGCTGGAAGACGGGGCGCATTTCGTGCGCACTTCCTCCGGCCCGGTGCCGCTGCGCTTCAAAACGGGCACGTCCAACGGCTTTCGCGACGCGTGGACGGCGGGCGTGGTCGGCCCCTACGTGCTCGTGGTGTGGGCGGGCAATTTCGACAACCGCGCCAATCCGCTGCTGGTGGGCGGCGAGGTTGCGGCTCCCCTTTTTGCCGACATCGCCCAGGCGCTGGCCTTTGCCGAGCCTGACTTCGCCGATCTTGTGCCGCGCATGCACGAAGGGCTCAACATCACGCGCGAAAAGGTGTGTACGGCCACGGGCGACATCGACACCTCCCTGTGCCGGGAAGTAACGGAAACCTGGTACATTCCCGGTCGTTCGCCCACGCGCTCTTCGGGCGTGTTCCGCACCATTCTCATCGACAGGGAAACCGGGCTTCGCGCCTGCGAACCCGTGCCGGGACGCACGGAGGAAGTGGTGTGGGAATTCTGGCCTTCCGATCTGCGGGCGCAGTTTCTGCGCGCCGGCGTGGTCAAGCCTTCGCCGCCGCCCTTCGGGCCGGGCTGCGGACAGACGCCTGTTGCGGGAACGCCGCCGCGGGTGATTTCTCCCAAGGAAGGCGTGATCTATCAGCGCCGTCTGTCCTCGCCGGAAACAACCGCCATTGCGCTGACGGCGAGCGCGGACGCCGACGCCAGGGCCGTGTTCTGGTTTGTGAAGGAACGCTTCATCGGCCGCGCCGCGCCGGGCGAAACGCTGCTCTGGCAGCCGGAGGACGGCGTGCATGAACTGCGGGTGGTGGACGATAGGGGCCGCGCCTCGTCGCAGAAGGTGACGGTGCGCACGCTGCCGTGAGCGACCGGAGCGGGCGGCGAGTCCGCGTTTTTCGGAAAGCCTGGACGCGCTTGCCTGCGCGGCGGGAAAGGGCGTTCGTCGGGCACGTCCTGCCGTTCGGCGTGCTCTCTGCCGCGGGCAAGCGCCGGGCCTGCGCTGCCCGGTTCAGCTGCGCCGATTTTTGGATTTTCTGGAAATGGCGGGGCGGGGATCAGGCGAACAATCGCTCGGCTCTGGCCGGGCGTCGGATGCCTGAACACGCCGGGCGGGCCTTTGCCGCGCCTAGGCCTTTTTCTCTTCCGGGTGGCAGCGCCACGGCCCCTTCCACGGGGGCGCGAGCTCGAAATGCTTCGTCCCGCCGCCGGGAAGCGGCAGCGAAAGACGGAAGGCGTGCAGTTTCAGGCCTTCGCGCGGCGCGGATTCGGCGTTGCCGTACCACGGATCGCCCACAATGGGATGACCGCGCGAGGCAAGCTGCACGCGTATCTGATGCGTGCGGCCGGTGATGAGACGGATGAGCAGAAGCGTGTGCGCGCGGCCGCGAATCGTGCGTTCCTCAAGGGGCGTGACCACGCAGCGGGCTTCCCTCGCCTCGTCGCTTTCCGCATGAGCGGAGGCCTTCACGCGCTGCTCGCGCCTGTCGCGGGTGAGAAAGTCCCGCAGCTCTTCAGGACCGCGCTTTTCCCATCTTCCTTCCACCCATGCCAGATATTCCTTGCGCGGCCGCTCTTCGCCGCGCCCCGCGAGCGCGTCCGTGAGCAGACGCACGGCGGCGTAGGTCTTGCCCGCCACAAGAAGCCCGGAGGTGTCCTTGTCGAGCCGGTGGACGGGAGCAGGCACGAAACTTGCGCGCGCCCGTTCTTCCGCAAGAATGGAGGCCACGCTCTCCCTGTGCCCCGTGCCGCCCTGCACGGGAAGTCCCGCAGGCTTGGCGATGACAAGAATATCCTCATTTTCGAACACGACGGCAAGTTTTGATTGCGCGTCCCCGGCTCTCGCCTCCGTGCGGGGTTCTTCTCCCGCAGGCAGGCGTTCGGCAAAGGGCGGCACGCGCACGAGATCGCCTTCGTTCAGACGGTCGAAGGCCTTCGACCGCGCGCCGTTGACGCGCACCTGTCCGGTGCGTATCCAGCGGTGCAGATCGCCCGCGGGCGCGCTGACGCGGCGTTGAAGAAAATTAAGGAGTTTCTGCCCCGATTCCGCCCTGCTGACGGAAAGAGCCTTTGTTTCCTTTGCGTTACCCATGCTTTTGAACGGTCCTTTTGCAACGCGCGTCGCGTGTTTTACTTTGATTCAGCATAAAATTTTTTTCTTTTTGCGTCCAGATTGCTGACGAGCAAGAAAAAGCCCGTTTTTCCGGAAAGGACGAAAGAAACGACTTGTGTATCCAGGGTATTCCTGCTATGTAGAGAAACCTGCCCGACGAGGGCAGAAATCTGTTTGTTAGGTT includes the following:
- the pbpC gene encoding penicillin-binding protein 1C — its product is MRAVVWKVVFGLMALPLILFWLWLAAAPKPPLLDGVDFSPLVLDREGEPLRMGLTRDEKFRLRVCLDEIAPEAVNAALRYEDRHFYRHPGVNPFSMLRAGLSMLGGSRRMGGSTITMQVARLRLGLYTTTVAGKLEQMARALQYEYHYEKSEILEAYFNLAPYGGNVEGIGAAARVYFHVPPSRLSFSESAALAVVPQNPVRRSPLNGPDFESARARMVRLVLPGRDAAEKGGALGLRGSGEGKLPPLRVYAPSSLPFDAPHASSELLPLSREGRPVRSFVDRRVQKILERAVQGFAARGRRYGLNNASALLIHWPSMEIRALVGSADFFSSPISGQVDGTRARRSPGSTLKPFIYALALDQGLIHPRTLLEDSPRSFSGYDPENFDRVFRGPLPAEEALRSSRNIPAILLASKLRPGLFSFLQRAGVEFAFSEEHYGLSLVLGGAEVTMRELGGLYAMLANRGVWRQSRLFEGEKAHPAVALLSPEAAVVTLRMLEDGAHFVRTSSGPVPLRFKTGTSNGFRDAWTAGVVGPYVLVVWAGNFDNRANPLLVGGEVAAPLFADIAQALAFAEPDFADLVPRMHEGLNITREKVCTATGDIDTSLCREVTETWYIPGRSPTRSSGVFRTILIDRETGLRACEPVPGRTEEVVWEFWPSDLRAQFLRAGVVKPSPPPFGPGCGQTPVAGTPPRVISPKEGVIYQRRLSSPETTAIALTASADADARAVFWFVKERFIGRAAPGETLLWQPEDGVHELRVVDDRGRASSQKVTVRTLP
- a CDS encoding RluA family pseudouridine synthase, coding for MGNAKETKALSVSRAESGQKLLNFLQRRVSAPAGDLHRWIRTGQVRVNGARSKAFDRLNEGDLVRVPPFAERLPAGEEPRTEARAGDAQSKLAVVFENEDILVIAKPAGLPVQGGTGHRESVASILAEERARASFVPAPVHRLDKDTSGLLVAGKTYAAVRLLTDALAGRGEERPRKEYLAWVEGRWEKRGPEELRDFLTRDRREQRVKASAHAESDEAREARCVVTPLEERTIRGRAHTLLLIRLITGRTHQIRVQLASRGHPIVGDPWYGNAESAPREGLKLHAFRLSLPLPGGGTKHFELAPPWKGPWRCHPEEKKA